In Sphingobacterium thalpophilum, a genomic segment contains:
- a CDS encoding multidrug efflux SMR transporter — translation MKYIYLFLAIAAEIFATTFLKKSAGFTLIKPTLICIVGYIIAFYFLSITLKYLPVGISYAIWSGVGIVAITLIGMFLFKQIPDTAAIIGMVLIVVGVIIINLFSKMGAH, via the coding sequence ATGAAGTACATCTATCTTTTTCTTGCCATAGCCGCTGAGATATTTGCAACCACTTTTCTAAAGAAGTCTGCAGGTTTTACCCTTATAAAACCTACCCTTATCTGTATTGTAGGTTATATTATTGCCTTCTATTTTTTAAGTATCACACTTAAATACCTCCCCGTCGGAATATCCTATGCAATTTGGTCTGGGGTTGGTATTGTAGCCATTACGCTGATTGGTATGTTCTTATTCAAACAGATCCCCGATACAGCAGCCATTATCGGCATGGTCTTGATTGTCGTTGGAGTCATTATTATTAATCTCTTTTCAAAAATGGGCGCACATTAG
- a CDS encoding DEAD/DEAH box helicase, whose translation MSLEKLKLSKRLTATMTELGYLAPKEIQSRCISRILGGQDVIAIAPEGAGKTTTYVLSTLMKLKFTTDEAPKFLILAPNEERIGEIVERFYQLSKNKGLRIIGLRASGSMEEEIEELVDGKDIVVATPNRARAIYLKLALNLNRIQTLIIDDAEEIIKQGMQNTVRELAESCGKVQHLVFSTVEHQKLYDMIDNFMNENCASVEIDELENDTVDTLDLLLYHVPNFTTKINLLNLLLQDKEVFQKVIVFVNSKLTAQKLASSLFSSNKEEIAILNPLFYDDFGYETMEDFKENNQSRVLIISRENTNDVDLSAIPFIFQFELPNEKEEFLNHLVKNDDNEESVVLTFTTDLELPMVKKIEQAVGKRMDVLELPEDLAIYNPIADKKKKSSKEEDKEDLSRGGAFHQKKESNAKTFNYGGGEKAKMTMKMKKK comes from the coding sequence GTGTCGTTAGAGAAACTAAAACTTAGCAAAAGATTGACTGCTACGATGACCGAACTCGGTTACCTAGCTCCAAAGGAAATTCAAAGTAGATGCATTTCCAGAATTCTTGGTGGACAGGATGTAATTGCCATCGCTCCGGAAGGTGCTGGCAAAACCACAACTTATGTCTTATCTACCTTGATGAAGTTGAAATTCACAACAGATGAAGCTCCGAAGTTTTTGATCTTGGCGCCTAATGAAGAACGTATCGGCGAAATTGTTGAGAGATTCTACCAATTAAGCAAAAATAAAGGTCTTCGCATCATTGGATTACGGGCTTCAGGTAGCATGGAAGAAGAAATCGAAGAACTGGTTGATGGAAAAGATATTGTTGTAGCTACTCCAAATCGTGCAAGAGCGATCTATCTTAAATTGGCCTTGAATCTCAACCGTATTCAGACACTAATTATTGATGATGCTGAAGAGATTATCAAACAAGGAATGCAAAATACAGTAAGGGAATTAGCCGAAAGCTGTGGAAAGGTACAACATTTGGTTTTCAGTACTGTTGAACACCAAAAACTTTATGACATGATCGACAATTTCATGAATGAAAATTGTGCCTCAGTCGAAATAGATGAACTTGAAAATGACACTGTCGACACCCTGGATCTATTATTATATCATGTTCCCAATTTCACAACAAAGATCAATTTATTAAATCTTCTGTTGCAGGATAAAGAAGTATTTCAAAAAGTAATCGTCTTTGTAAACTCGAAACTTACTGCCCAAAAGTTGGCCAGCAGTTTGTTCAGTAGCAATAAAGAAGAAATTGCTATCCTCAATCCATTGTTCTACGATGATTTTGGCTACGAGACCATGGAAGATTTCAAGGAAAATAATCAATCTCGTGTCTTGATTATTTCACGGGAAAATACAAACGATGTGGACCTTTCCGCTATTCCATTCATTTTTCAATTTGAGTTACCGAATGAAAAGGAGGAATTCTTAAATCATCTTGTTAAAAATGACGATAATGAAGAATCAGTCGTGTTGACTTTCACAACAGATCTGGAATTACCAATGGTCAAAAAAATAGAACAGGCCGTCGGTAAAAGAATGGATGTTTTGGAATTGCCTGAGGACCTTGCAATCTATAATCCCATCGCCGACAAAAAGAAAAAGTCGAGCAAGGAGGAAGATAAAGAAGATCTTTCCCGTGGCGGTGCTTTTCACCAAAAGAAAGAAAGCAATGCCAAAACCTTTAATTATGGGGGTGGTGAAAAGGCAAAAATGACGATGAAAATGAAAAAGAAATAA
- a CDS encoding SGNH/GDSL hydrolase family protein codes for MFSKVALTAFLLLSFSAIKAQESYSWFSPLEDKHVEGRLENQKLSAFNRLPDELESQVRKPVWELGKNSAGFYIDFQTSSPEITVQYQVAGGLNMPHMPTTGVSGLDLYAYDTVKKEWKWAYGSYDFSDTISYTWKNIGRNEKFNYRLYLPLYNTVKWLKIGVPNTAKLTYTHTTAAKPIVVYGTSIGQGACTSRPGLAWTSQVGRAFNNEVINLCFSGNGRLEQPILNMMNQEDAACYILDCIPNLAISKSLTETQLDSLLVHAVTFLRKEHPATPIILTQHSSGSIAEVFNEDKNAEYQQSSRVLKAAFEKLQSKGVRQLFLLSSQELNLDLNSTVDYAHPNDQGMERIANAYIKLLKKILK; via the coding sequence ATGTTCTCAAAAGTTGCATTGACAGCGTTTTTGTTGTTGTCTTTTTCTGCCATCAAAGCGCAGGAGAGTTATAGTTGGTTTTCTCCACTAGAAGATAAGCATGTGGAAGGTAGGCTGGAGAATCAGAAGCTTTCGGCCTTCAACAGACTTCCCGATGAATTGGAAAGTCAGGTACGTAAACCAGTATGGGAGCTAGGTAAGAATAGCGCAGGATTCTATATTGACTTTCAAACTTCTTCGCCTGAGATTACAGTTCAATACCAAGTTGCCGGAGGCTTAAATATGCCCCATATGCCAACAACAGGTGTTAGTGGGCTGGATCTTTATGCTTATGATACGGTAAAGAAAGAATGGAAGTGGGCTTATGGCAGTTATGATTTTTCGGATACTATTTCTTATACGTGGAAGAATATTGGGCGCAATGAAAAATTTAATTATCGCTTATATCTTCCGCTCTACAATACTGTTAAGTGGTTAAAGATTGGTGTGCCAAATACGGCTAAATTAACGTATACTCATACCACAGCAGCAAAGCCCATTGTTGTCTATGGAACCTCGATCGGACAGGGGGCCTGTACAAGCCGTCCTGGTTTGGCTTGGACCAGTCAGGTAGGAAGGGCATTTAATAACGAAGTGATCAATTTATGTTTCTCTGGAAATGGTCGACTTGAACAGCCTATTTTAAATATGATGAACCAAGAAGATGCCGCCTGCTATATTCTCGATTGTATTCCCAATCTGGCTATTTCGAAATCGTTAACAGAGACACAATTGGATTCTTTGTTGGTCCATGCGGTGACATTTTTAAGAAAAGAACATCCCGCAACGCCTATCATTTTGACCCAGCATAGTTCGGGAAGTATAGCAGAAGTCTTTAATGAAGATAAAAATGCAGAGTATCAGCAAAGTAGCCGTGTACTGAAAGCTGCGTTTGAAAAATTACAATCGAAAGGGGTTCGCCAGCTTTTCTTATTGTCGAGCCAAGAGCTTAATCTGGATCTGAATTCGACTGTAGACTATGCTCATCCAAATGATCAAGGTATGGAAAGAATCGCAAATGCGTATATTAAATTATTGAAAAAAATTCTAAAGTAG
- the kdsA gene encoding 3-deoxy-8-phosphooctulonate synthase has product MINKYIPEIKNGTSQNFFLMAGPCAIEGEEIALRIAEKIVTITDKLNIPYIFKGSYRKANRSRLDSFMGIGDEKALKILEKVGKTFGVPTVTDIHESHEAEMAAAYVDVLQIPAFLCRQTDLLVAAAKTNKVVNVKKGQFLSAGSMKFAVDKIVESGNEKVFLTDRGNTFGYQDLIVDYRGIPEMRSFNVPTIMDCTHSLQQPNQTSGVTGGKPALIETIAKAAIAVGADGLFIETHPDPANAKSDGANMLHLDLLEGLMEKLVRVRQAIL; this is encoded by the coding sequence ATGATTAACAAATACATTCCCGAAATCAAGAATGGGACATCGCAGAATTTCTTTTTAATGGCGGGGCCATGTGCAATTGAAGGAGAAGAAATCGCTTTGCGTATTGCTGAAAAGATTGTTACAATTACAGATAAACTAAATATTCCGTACATTTTCAAAGGATCCTACCGCAAGGCCAATAGATCGCGCCTAGATTCATTTATGGGAATAGGTGATGAGAAAGCGTTGAAGATTTTAGAGAAAGTTGGGAAAACTTTTGGTGTACCGACGGTGACGGATATCCATGAGAGCCATGAGGCGGAAATGGCAGCCGCATACGTTGACGTTCTTCAAATTCCAGCATTTTTGTGCAGACAGACTGATTTATTAGTTGCAGCAGCAAAAACGAACAAGGTGGTCAATGTAAAGAAAGGTCAGTTTTTGAGTGCTGGATCTATGAAATTTGCAGTGGATAAGATCGTGGAATCTGGAAATGAGAAGGTTTTTTTAACTGATCGCGGTAATACGTTCGGCTATCAGGATCTCATTGTAGATTATCGCGGGATTCCCGAAATGCGTTCTTTTAACGTGCCCACGATAATGGACTGTACACATTCCTTACAACAACCGAATCAAACTTCTGGCGTAACAGGAGGGAAACCAGCATTAATTGAAACAATAGCCAAAGCTGCAATAGCGGTGGGAGCCGACGGCCTGTTTATAGAAACACATCCTGATCCGGCAAATGCGAAGTCTGATGGCGCCAATATGTTACATTTGGATTTACTTGAAGGCTTGATGGAAAAACTGGTCCGAGTTAGACAAGCTATTTTATAG